In Microbacterium binotii, one DNA window encodes the following:
- a CDS encoding thymidine phosphorylase — MSAVEPFDAVDVIRAKRDGGSVDEPALRWMIDAYTREYVTDAQMSAFAMAVLLNGMSRDEIRVMTDAMIASGERMSFTALSKTTVDKHSTGGVGDKITLPLAPLVAAFGVAVPQLSGRGLGHTGGTLDKLESIPGWRAALSNDEMFAQLDDVGAVICAAGSGLAPADKRLYALRDVTGTVEAIPLIASSIMSKKIAEGTASLVLDVKFGSGAFMQDIDKARELARTMVALGNDSGVATTALLTDMNSPLGRAIGNANEVRESVEVLAGGGPADVVELTVALAREMLALAGQPDADVEAALKDGRAMDVWRRMIVAQDGDPDAALPAARETHTVLAPSSGVVTRLEALPFGIAAWRLGAGRARPQDAVVHAAGIDLHAQLGERVEAGHPLFTLSAEDAARFPRALEALEGAWEIGDAAPTASARVAERITA, encoded by the coding sequence ATGAGCGCCGTCGAGCCGTTCGACGCCGTCGATGTGATCCGCGCCAAGCGCGACGGGGGCTCCGTCGATGAGCCCGCGCTCCGGTGGATGATCGATGCGTACACGCGCGAGTATGTGACGGACGCGCAGATGTCGGCGTTCGCCATGGCGGTGCTGCTCAACGGCATGAGCCGTGACGAGATCCGCGTGATGACCGACGCCATGATCGCCTCGGGTGAGCGGATGAGCTTCACCGCGCTGTCCAAGACCACGGTCGACAAGCACTCCACCGGCGGCGTGGGGGACAAGATCACGCTTCCGCTGGCGCCGCTGGTGGCGGCCTTCGGCGTCGCCGTGCCTCAGCTCTCGGGACGCGGTCTCGGCCACACGGGAGGCACGCTCGACAAGCTCGAGTCGATCCCTGGATGGCGGGCGGCCCTGTCCAACGACGAGATGTTCGCGCAGTTGGACGATGTCGGCGCCGTCATCTGCGCCGCAGGCTCGGGGCTCGCGCCGGCCGACAAGCGTCTGTACGCGCTGCGCGATGTGACCGGGACGGTCGAGGCCATCCCGTTGATCGCGTCGAGCATCATGTCGAAGAAGATCGCTGAGGGCACCGCATCCCTCGTTCTCGACGTGAAGTTCGGTTCGGGCGCCTTCATGCAGGACATCGACAAGGCTCGCGAGCTGGCCCGCACGATGGTGGCGCTCGGCAATGACTCGGGCGTCGCGACGACCGCGCTGCTCACCGACATGAACAGCCCGCTGGGCCGGGCGATCGGCAATGCGAACGAGGTGCGCGAGTCGGTCGAGGTGCTCGCCGGCGGCGGCCCCGCCGACGTCGTGGAGCTGACGGTCGCCCTCGCCCGCGAGATGCTGGCGCTGGCCGGCCAGCCCGACGCGGATGTCGAAGCGGCGCTGAAGGACGGGCGAGCGATGGATGTCTGGCGCCGCATGATCGTCGCGCAGGACGGCGACCCGGATGCGGCGCTGCCGGCGGCCCGGGAGACGCACACCGTGCTGGCGCCGAGCTCGGGCGTCGTGACGCGCCTGGAGGCGCTGCCGTTCGGCATCGCCGCGTGGCGGCTGGGCGCCGGGCGCGCGCGTCCGCAGGACGCCGTCGTGCACGCGGCGGGCATCGACCTGCATGCGCAGCTCGGGGAACGCGTGGAGGCTGGTCACCCGCTGTTCACCCTGTCGGCGGAGGATGCTGCCCGCTTCCCGCGCGCCCTGGAGGCGCTCGAGGGGGCATGGGAGATCGGCGATGCGGCACCGACCGCATCCGCCCGCGTCGCCGAACGCATCACCGCCTGA
- a CDS encoding alpha/beta hydrolase, which yields MTDPAPSRPRRRVRRVLAWSFGGLGALVVAAVLGVLIWGQVGVMAAESGPLDAVRTDAAVTVDEQAGAIVLSPASGSSDVGLVFIPGAKVEPIAYAATLSGLVDDGITVVITRPWYNLAFLDPRPLDAFTSLAPGVDTWMVGGHSLGGVRACQLATDADALVLFASYCANDLSATGLPVLSIGGSEDGLSTPAKIRDAAPLLPSDAEFVEIDGASHASFGAYGPQAGDGTPTIGGAEMAARVTELVTDFAASLPR from the coding sequence GTGACCGATCCCGCGCCTTCTCGTCCTCGCCGCCGCGTCCGTCGGGTTCTGGCGTGGTCGTTCGGCGGCCTGGGCGCACTCGTCGTGGCCGCCGTTCTGGGCGTGCTCATCTGGGGGCAGGTGGGGGTCATGGCAGCCGAGTCCGGGCCTCTCGACGCGGTCCGGACCGACGCCGCCGTCACGGTCGACGAACAGGCCGGCGCGATCGTCCTCTCACCCGCATCCGGTTCGTCCGATGTGGGGCTCGTGTTCATCCCGGGCGCCAAGGTCGAGCCGATCGCGTACGCAGCCACGCTCTCAGGTCTCGTCGACGACGGCATCACCGTCGTGATCACCCGCCCCTGGTACAACCTCGCCTTCCTCGACCCGCGCCCGCTGGATGCGTTCACCTCACTCGCGCCGGGAGTCGACACGTGGATGGTGGGTGGCCACTCGCTCGGCGGCGTGCGCGCCTGCCAGCTCGCGACGGATGCGGATGCGCTCGTGCTCTTCGCCTCCTACTGCGCGAACGACCTGTCGGCGACGGGGCTTCCCGTGCTCAGCATCGGCGGCAGCGAGGACGGACTTTCGACCCCGGCGAAGATCCGGGATGCTGCGCCCCTCCTTCCGTCCGACGCGGAGTTCGTCGAGATCGACGGCGCATCGCACGCATCCTTCGGCGCCTACGGACCCCAGGCAGGCGACGGCACACCCACGATCGGAGGGGCGGAGATGGCCGCGCGGGTGACGGAGCTCGTCACCGACTTCGCCGCATCGCTGCCTCGCTGA
- a CDS encoding ABC transporter ATP-binding protein has translation MKLELRGITKRFGSLVANDHIDLVVRPGEIHALLGENGAGKSTLMNVLYGLYRADEGEILLDDVVQNFRGPGDAMAAGIGMVHQHFMLIPVFTVAENVMLGHESTKALGRLDLNAARTHVREVAQRFGFEIDPDALVGDLPVGVQQRVEIIKALSRDAKVLVFDEPTAVLTPQETDELMAIMRQLRDEGTSIVFITHKLREVREVADRITVIRLGKVVGEASPTATNTELASLMVGRAVELTVQKEPPTLGEGGLKVSGLRVLTSTGAIVVDGVDFDVRPGEVLAVAGVQGNGQTELVEAIVGLAARVEGSISLDGTELVGKSVRAILDEGVGFVPEDRKEDGLVGGFSVAENLVLDRSSDPAFARGGTLRRRALDAFARDRIQEYDIRTRGPETPAGTLSGGNQQKVVIAREMSRDLRLLVVAQPTRGVDVGSIEFIHKRIIETRDAGIPIVVVSTELDEVSALADRIAVMYRGTIVGIVPGDTSRDTLGLMMAGATDPEVAA, from the coding sequence ATGAAGCTCGAGCTCCGCGGGATCACCAAGAGATTCGGCAGCCTCGTCGCCAACGACCACATCGATCTGGTGGTCCGCCCCGGCGAGATCCATGCGTTGCTGGGGGAGAACGGCGCAGGCAAGTCGACCCTCATGAACGTGCTGTACGGCCTGTATCGCGCCGACGAGGGCGAGATCCTCCTGGACGACGTCGTCCAGAACTTCCGCGGCCCCGGCGACGCCATGGCCGCGGGCATCGGCATGGTCCACCAGCACTTCATGCTCATCCCCGTCTTCACCGTCGCCGAGAACGTCATGCTCGGGCACGAGAGCACGAAGGCCCTCGGACGCCTCGACCTGAACGCCGCCCGTACGCACGTACGCGAGGTCGCGCAGCGCTTCGGGTTCGAGATCGACCCCGACGCTCTCGTGGGGGATCTCCCCGTCGGCGTGCAGCAACGCGTCGAGATCATCAAGGCGCTCTCGCGCGACGCGAAGGTCCTCGTCTTCGACGAGCCCACTGCGGTGCTGACGCCGCAGGAGACCGACGAGCTCATGGCGATCATGCGCCAGCTGCGCGACGAGGGCACCTCCATCGTCTTCATCACGCACAAGCTGCGCGAGGTCCGCGAGGTCGCGGACCGCATCACCGTCATCCGGCTCGGCAAGGTCGTCGGCGAAGCGTCGCCGACCGCCACCAACACCGAGCTCGCCTCCCTCATGGTCGGGCGTGCCGTCGAGCTCACCGTCCAGAAGGAGCCGCCGACGCTCGGCGAGGGCGGCCTGAAGGTCAGCGGGCTGCGTGTTCTCACCTCCACCGGTGCGATCGTCGTCGACGGCGTCGATTTCGACGTGCGCCCCGGAGAGGTTCTCGCGGTCGCCGGCGTCCAGGGCAATGGCCAGACCGAGCTCGTCGAGGCGATCGTCGGACTCGCGGCGCGTGTCGAGGGCTCGATCAGCCTCGACGGCACCGAGCTCGTCGGCAAGAGCGTGCGAGCGATCCTCGACGAGGGTGTCGGGTTCGTGCCGGAGGACCGCAAGGAGGACGGCCTGGTCGGCGGGTTCTCCGTCGCCGAGAACCTCGTGCTCGACCGCTCCTCCGACCCCGCCTTCGCGCGCGGCGGCACGCTGCGCCGCCGCGCACTGGACGCGTTCGCGCGCGACCGCATCCAGGAGTACGACATCCGCACCCGCGGCCCGGAGACCCCCGCGGGCACGCTGTCGGGCGGAAACCAGCAGAAGGTGGTCATCGCGCGCGAGATGAGCCGCGACCTGCGCCTGCTGGTCGTAGCGCAGCCCACCCGCGGTGTCGACGTCGGCTCCATCGAGTTCATCCACAAACGCATCATCGAGACACGGGATGCGGGCATCCCGATCGTCGTGGTCTCGACCGAGCTCGACGAGGTCAGCGCCCTCGCCGACCGCATCGCCGTCATGTACCGCGGCACCATCGTCGGCATCGTGCCCGGCGACACGTCCCGAGACACCCTCGGCCTCATGATGGCCGGCGCAACCGACCCGGAGGTGGCCGCATGA
- a CDS encoding cytidine deaminase → MTDIDWDELRTAATEAMQRAYAPYSRYKVGAAALVTDGRIVSGCNVENASYGVGLCAECGLVSELNMTGGGQLVAFVCVNGDGQTIMPCGRCRQLLNEFALPGMLLETVSGIRTIDEVLPDAFGPRDLEEYRR, encoded by the coding sequence GTGACCGACATCGACTGGGACGAGCTGCGCACCGCCGCGACCGAGGCCATGCAGCGCGCCTACGCGCCCTACTCCCGATACAAGGTGGGAGCCGCCGCCCTCGTCACCGACGGGCGGATCGTCTCGGGGTGCAACGTCGAGAACGCGTCCTACGGCGTCGGGCTGTGCGCGGAATGCGGCCTGGTCTCGGAGCTGAACATGACCGGCGGCGGCCAGCTGGTGGCCTTCGTGTGCGTGAACGGCGACGGACAGACGATCATGCCGTGCGGGCGCTGCCGCCAGCTGCTGAACGAGTTCGCGCTGCCCGGGATGCTGCTGGAGACCGTGTCGGGCATCCGCACGATCGACGAGGTGCTCCCCGACGCGTTCGGTCCCCGTGATCTCGAGGAGTACCGCCGATGA
- a CDS encoding mannose-1-phosphate guanylyltransferase, translating to MGNEIEGFYAVIPAGGIGSRLWPLSRADAPKFLHDLTGSGQTLLRDTWDRLESLAGHDRIAVVTGRAHRAAVEKQLPGIPDKNVFLESEPRDSTAAIGLAAAILVRREPDVVIGSFAADHVIQGARIFDFAVRQAVAVARAGYICTIGIQPSEPSTGFGYIKKADELIVDGAPEAALVERFVEKPDLATAREYFTDRAYSWNAGMFISRADVLLAEIEANEPELHAGLTELAEAWDDRERRGPAVDRIWPNLKKIAIDYAVAEPAAAKGKLAVIPGHFDWDDVGDFASLTKLVSNGRKNDLAVLGEHARILSDASSGIVVTQTQRVISLIGVQDIVVVDTPDALLVTTTEHAQRVKQVVDALKLTGRGDVL from the coding sequence ATGGGGAACGAGATCGAGGGTTTCTACGCTGTCATTCCGGCAGGCGGCATCGGCAGCAGGCTCTGGCCGCTCTCGCGCGCCGACGCTCCGAAGTTCCTGCACGACCTGACCGGTTCCGGCCAGACGTTGCTGCGCGACACCTGGGACCGTCTCGAGTCACTGGCCGGCCACGACCGGATCGCGGTCGTCACCGGACGCGCGCACCGCGCCGCGGTCGAGAAGCAGCTGCCCGGCATCCCCGACAAGAACGTGTTCCTCGAATCCGAGCCGCGCGACTCGACGGCTGCGATCGGTCTCGCCGCGGCGATCCTCGTGCGCCGCGAGCCCGACGTCGTGATCGGTTCGTTCGCCGCGGACCACGTGATCCAGGGCGCGCGGATCTTCGACTTCGCCGTGCGCCAGGCGGTCGCGGTGGCTCGTGCCGGCTACATCTGCACGATCGGCATCCAGCCGTCCGAGCCCTCCACCGGGTTCGGATACATCAAGAAGGCAGACGAGCTGATCGTGGACGGCGCCCCGGAGGCGGCTCTCGTCGAGCGGTTCGTCGAGAAGCCCGACCTCGCCACCGCACGCGAGTACTTCACCGATCGCGCCTACTCCTGGAACGCCGGCATGTTCATCTCGCGTGCCGATGTGCTCCTCGCCGAGATCGAGGCGAACGAGCCCGAGCTGCACGCGGGTCTGACCGAACTCGCCGAGGCGTGGGACGACCGCGAGCGCCGCGGACCCGCGGTGGATCGCATCTGGCCGAACCTCAAGAAGATCGCGATCGACTACGCGGTCGCCGAGCCCGCGGCCGCCAAGGGCAAGCTCGCCGTCATCCCGGGCCACTTCGACTGGGACGACGTGGGCGACTTCGCGAGCCTCACGAAGCTCGTCTCGAACGGTCGGAAGAACGATCTGGCCGTGCTCGGCGAGCACGCCCGCATCCTCTCCGATGCGTCCAGCGGCATCGTGGTGACGCAGACGCAGCGCGTGATCAGCCTCATCGGCGTGCAGGACATCGTCGTGGTCGACACCCCCGACGCCCTCCTGGTCACCACGACCGAGCACGCTCAGCGCGTCAAGCAGGTCGTCGATGCGCTGAAACTCACGGGTCGCGGCGACGTGCTCTGA
- a CDS encoding ABC transporter permease, with amino-acid sequence MSGSTPTSDGGARKSDGDAELPRATGPLTGEEIPPTRSGIFLRELMRGSAVTTLLAIVLAMIVGGILIAVTNENVQAASGYFFARPGDTFVAIWQAVYNGYEALFRGAIFNARGADFAAQIRPLTNALGFATPLIAAGLGVALAFRAGLFNIGARGQMLIAAMFAGLFAFNLDLPLWLHLPITLVAGIVGGALWGGLVGLLKARTGAHEVILTIMLNYVAYYLLLWMLRTPGLLQMEGTNQPITKPTPESAQFPDLLGPQFPQLNWGFVVVIAATVFVWWLIERSSLGLRLRAVGENPHAARAAGMSVDRLYIYAMLFAGGLAGLAAMNQIQGTVTTGFGATIDAGIGFDAITVALLGRSRAWGTFAAGILFGALKAGSFSMQAQGIPVDIVLVVQSLIVLFIAAPPLLRAVFFLPKSDAEKAAKARAKAAKKAVAA; translated from the coding sequence ATGAGCGGTTCGACGCCCACGAGCGACGGAGGCGCACGCAAGAGCGACGGCGACGCCGAGCTCCCCCGCGCAACGGGGCCGCTGACCGGCGAGGAGATCCCGCCGACGCGCTCCGGCATCTTCCTGCGCGAGCTGATGCGCGGAAGCGCGGTGACGACCCTGCTCGCGATCGTGCTCGCGATGATCGTGGGCGGCATTCTCATCGCCGTCACCAACGAGAACGTGCAGGCCGCATCCGGCTACTTCTTCGCACGCCCCGGCGACACCTTCGTGGCCATCTGGCAGGCCGTCTACAACGGCTATGAGGCGCTCTTCCGCGGGGCGATCTTCAACGCACGCGGCGCCGACTTCGCCGCGCAGATCCGGCCGCTGACGAACGCGCTCGGCTTCGCCACTCCGCTCATCGCCGCAGGCCTGGGCGTCGCGCTCGCCTTCCGCGCAGGACTGTTCAACATCGGTGCCCGTGGTCAGATGCTCATCGCGGCCATGTTCGCGGGGCTGTTCGCCTTCAACCTCGACCTGCCGCTGTGGCTGCACCTGCCCATCACGCTGGTCGCCGGCATCGTCGGCGGTGCGCTGTGGGGTGGCCTCGTGGGCCTGCTGAAGGCGCGCACGGGTGCGCACGAGGTGATCCTCACGATCATGCTCAACTACGTGGCGTACTACCTGCTGCTGTGGATGCTGCGCACGCCGGGGCTGCTCCAGATGGAGGGCACCAACCAGCCCATCACGAAGCCCACGCCGGAGTCGGCGCAGTTCCCCGACCTGCTGGGGCCGCAGTTCCCGCAGCTCAACTGGGGCTTCGTCGTCGTGATCGCCGCGACCGTGTTCGTCTGGTGGCTCATCGAGCGCTCCAGCCTCGGCCTGCGTCTGCGCGCGGTGGGAGAGAACCCGCACGCTGCGCGTGCTGCGGGCATGAGCGTCGACCGCCTCTACATCTACGCGATGCTGTTCGCGGGCGGCCTCGCAGGGCTCGCGGCGATGAACCAGATCCAGGGAACGGTGACCACCGGCTTCGGTGCCACGATCGACGCCGGCATCGGCTTCGACGCGATCACGGTCGCTCTGCTCGGCCGCAGCCGCGCGTGGGGGACGTTCGCCGCGGGCATCCTGTTCGGCGCCCTGAAGGCGGGATCCTTCTCGATGCAGGCGCAGGGCATCCCGGTCGACATCGTGCTCGTCGTCCAGTCCCTCATCGTGCTCTTCATCGCGGCGCCGCCCCTGCTGCGCGCGGTGTTCTTCCTGCCCAAGTCCGATGCCGAGAAGGCCGCCAAGGCACGAGCCAAGGCCGCGAAGAAGGCGGTGGCCGCGTGA
- a CDS encoding adenosine deaminase, whose protein sequence is MPIDQHGDATLDGVSLRSLPKISLHDHLDGAVRPDTIVELADAAGLPVPESDGDDLADWFAETSDSGSLVEYLKTFDLTTSVMQTRENLTRISREFVEDLAADGVIYGEVRWAPEQHLSGGLSLEEVVEAVQEGIEEGEDAAADAGHDIRVGQLITAMRHTDRSLEIAKLAVAFRDRGAVGFDIAGPEDGFLPSRHRAAFDYLAAQFFPVTVHAGEAAGLDSIRSALLDGRALRLGHGVRIAQDLEVVSREGDVVEVVFGDLARWVRDREIPLELSPSSNLQTGAIAAWGNEMADHPFDLLYQLGFAVTVNVDNRTQSRTSLTRELALLAEAFDYGLDDLETFQINAAAGVFLPVEEREELIDLISDGFA, encoded by the coding sequence ATGCCCATCGACCAGCACGGCGACGCCACCCTCGACGGAGTGTCGCTGCGGAGCCTGCCGAAGATCTCCCTGCACGACCACCTCGACGGTGCTGTGCGTCCCGACACGATCGTCGAGCTCGCCGACGCCGCGGGTCTTCCCGTGCCCGAGAGCGACGGTGACGACCTCGCCGACTGGTTCGCCGAGACGAGCGACTCGGGCTCGCTCGTCGAGTACCTGAAGACCTTCGACCTCACGACATCGGTCATGCAGACGCGCGAGAACCTGACGCGGATCTCCCGCGAGTTCGTCGAGGATCTGGCCGCCGACGGCGTCATCTACGGCGAGGTGCGCTGGGCTCCCGAGCAGCACCTGTCCGGCGGGCTCTCCCTCGAAGAGGTCGTCGAAGCGGTGCAGGAGGGCATCGAGGAGGGCGAGGATGCGGCGGCGGATGCCGGACACGACATCCGCGTCGGGCAGCTCATCACCGCGATGCGCCACACCGACCGTTCGCTGGAGATCGCCAAGCTCGCCGTCGCCTTCCGCGATCGCGGGGCGGTGGGCTTCGACATCGCGGGCCCCGAAGACGGCTTCCTGCCGTCGCGTCACCGTGCCGCCTTCGATTACCTCGCCGCGCAGTTCTTCCCGGTCACCGTCCACGCCGGCGAGGCGGCGGGACTCGACTCGATCCGTTCGGCCCTGCTGGACGGCCGCGCACTGCGTCTCGGCCACGGCGTGCGCATCGCGCAGGACCTCGAGGTCGTCTCGCGCGAGGGTGACGTCGTCGAGGTCGTCTTCGGCGATCTGGCGCGCTGGGTGCGCGACCGCGAGATCCCGCTGGAACTCTCGCCGAGCTCCAACCTGCAGACCGGCGCGATCGCCGCGTGGGGCAACGAGATGGCGGATCACCCCTTCGACCTGCTGTACCAGCTGGGTTTCGCGGTGACCGTGAACGTCGACAACCGCACGCAGAGTCGCACATCGCTCACGCGCGAGCTGGCGCTGCTCGCGGAGGCCTTCGACTACGGCCTCGACGACCTCGAGACGTTCCAGATCAACGCCGCCGCGGGCGTCTTCCTGCCGGTCGAGGAGCGCGAGGAGTTGATCGACCTCATCAGCGACGGCTTCGCGTGA
- a CDS encoding ABC transporter permease, protein MSAPIHDNAPAQLEQSDGTIHLAVVKQRHFKAPIVLAAVVALLAALFGLSPRDGTSSFRLGDPSQALALADVGVPTAVTSWLVWAVLVVLTLVAFWLAWSYRRQPLWLTIAFSVLGVFAFLVWAGADGLVPVPSLLFGAVSLSVPLVFGALGGVIGERVGVVNVAIEGQLLLGAFSAALLSSITGNPFIGLIGAMIGGVLVSFVLAAFAIKYLVDQVIVGVVLNVLVTGLTGFLYGALLAPNENQLNRPERFTRLQIPGLSEIPVIGPVLFNQTFIVYLMFITVALVAWGLYRTRWGLRLRAVGEHPQAADTVGIKVNASRFWNVSLAGAIAGIGGAYFTLVSVPQFGKDMTAGLGFIALAAVIFGRWDPIRATLAALLFGFATNLQNLLTVLKTPIPSEFMLMLPYVVTILAVAGFAGQIRGPAAAGKPYIKG, encoded by the coding sequence GTGAGCGCTCCGATCCACGACAACGCCCCCGCGCAGCTCGAGCAGAGTGACGGCACCATCCACCTCGCGGTCGTCAAGCAACGCCATTTCAAGGCCCCCATCGTGCTGGCCGCGGTCGTCGCCCTTCTGGCCGCGCTGTTCGGTCTCTCCCCGAGGGACGGCACGTCGTCGTTCCGCCTCGGCGACCCCTCGCAGGCGCTCGCGCTCGCGGATGTGGGCGTGCCCACGGCCGTGACCTCGTGGCTGGTGTGGGCCGTGCTGGTGGTGCTGACCCTCGTCGCCTTCTGGCTCGCCTGGTCGTATCGCCGTCAGCCCCTCTGGCTGACCATCGCGTTCAGTGTCCTCGGTGTCTTCGCGTTCCTCGTCTGGGCCGGAGCCGACGGGCTCGTCCCCGTTCCCAGCCTCCTCTTCGGCGCCGTGTCGCTGTCGGTTCCGCTGGTCTTCGGCGCCCTCGGCGGCGTGATCGGCGAGCGTGTCGGCGTGGTCAACGTCGCCATCGAGGGTCAGCTGCTGCTCGGGGCCTTCTCCGCGGCGCTCCTGTCGAGCATCACGGGCAACCCGTTCATCGGGCTCATCGGAGCGATGATCGGTGGCGTTCTGGTCTCCTTCGTGCTGGCCGCGTTCGCGATCAAGTACCTCGTGGACCAGGTGATCGTCGGTGTCGTGCTCAACGTGCTCGTCACGGGTCTGACGGGATTCCTCTACGGCGCCCTGCTGGCACCGAATGAGAACCAGCTGAACCGCCCCGAGCGCTTCACCCGCCTGCAGATCCCGGGGCTGAGCGAGATCCCCGTGATCGGACCGGTCCTGTTCAACCAGACGTTCATCGTGTACCTGATGTTCATCACGGTCGCCCTCGTCGCCTGGGGCCTGTACCGCACCCGGTGGGGCCTGCGTCTGCGGGCCGTCGGCGAGCATCCGCAGGCCGCCGACACCGTGGGCATCAAGGTCAACGCCTCGCGGTTCTGGAACGTCTCTCTCGCGGGAGCCATCGCGGGCATCGGCGGCGCCTACTTCACGCTCGTCTCCGTGCCGCAGTTCGGCAAGGACATGACCGCGGGCCTCGGCTTCATCGCCCTCGCCGCCGTCATCTTCGGCCGGTGGGATCCGATCCGCGCCACGCTCGCGGCGCTGCTGTTCGGGTTCGCGACGAACCTGCAGAACCTGCTCACGGTGCTCAAGACGCCGATCCCCAGCGAGTTCATGCTCATGCTGCCCTACGTCGTGACGATCCTCGCCGTCGCAGGGTTCGCCGGGCAGATCCGGGGCCCCGCCGCCGCCGGAAAACCGTACATCAAGGGCTGA
- a CDS encoding BMP family lipoprotein — protein sequence MKKTTTKALLSGLAIAATAVLLAGCGSAPTTETTSGSASDVVDGFKPCLVSDAGGWDDKSFNESAKNGMDKAAKELGVTPLEFESTNDNDYAPNMQTAISEGCTLVIAVGFKLAAATVEAANANPDLDFAIIDDYADTDFDGKTDAPNIKPLVFNTAEAAYLGGYAAAAWSAKDGVNKVGTFGGMQIPSVAVFMDGYAMGVDKYNEDKGANVQLFGWNVDTQEGSFTGGFDANDTAKQTAQGVLDQGVDVILPVGGPIYKSAAAAISDSGKNTLMLGVDSDLAVADDSVADITLVSIMKAIDVAVYDATVAASKGEFDPTPYVGTLKNEGVKLSSFHDFESQLPEGLTDELTKLQDDIIAGTITVTSKNSPAGS from the coding sequence GTGAAGAAGACGACGACCAAGGCGCTGCTCAGCGGCCTGGCGATCGCGGCCACCGCCGTGCTGCTGGCCGGCTGTGGCTCCGCCCCCACGACCGAAACGACGAGCGGCTCCGCATCCGACGTCGTCGACGGCTTCAAGCCGTGCCTGGTCTCCGACGCGGGCGGCTGGGACGACAAGTCGTTCAACGAGTCGGCCAAGAACGGCATGGACAAGGCGGCCAAGGAACTCGGCGTCACCCCGCTCGAGTTCGAGTCGACCAACGACAACGACTACGCGCCGAACATGCAGACCGCCATCTCCGAGGGCTGCACGCTCGTGATCGCCGTCGGCTTCAAGCTCGCCGCCGCCACCGTCGAGGCCGCCAACGCGAACCCGGATCTCGACTTCGCGATCATCGACGACTACGCCGACACCGACTTCGACGGCAAGACCGACGCGCCGAACATCAAGCCGCTGGTCTTCAACACGGCTGAGGCCGCCTACCTCGGCGGCTACGCCGCAGCTGCCTGGTCCGCCAAGGACGGCGTCAACAAGGTCGGCACCTTCGGCGGCATGCAGATCCCCTCGGTCGCCGTCTTCATGGACGGTTACGCGATGGGCGTCGACAAGTACAACGAGGACAAGGGCGCGAACGTCCAGCTCTTCGGCTGGAACGTCGACACCCAGGAGGGCTCGTTCACGGGTGGCTTCGACGCCAACGACACCGCCAAGCAGACCGCTCAGGGCGTGCTCGACCAGGGCGTCGACGTGATCCTGCCCGTGGGCGGACCGATCTACAAGAGCGCCGCCGCTGCCATCTCCGACAGCGGGAAGAACACGCTCATGCTCGGTGTCGACAGCGACCTCGCCGTCGCCGACGACAGCGTCGCCGACATCACGCTGGTCTCGATCATGAAGGCGATCGACGTCGCCGTCTACGACGCGACCGTCGCCGCTTCCAAGGGCGAGTTCGACCCGACCCCCTACGTCGGCACGCTGAAGAACGAGGGCGTCAAGCTCTCGAGCTTCCACGACTTCGAGTCGCAGCTGCCGGAGGGCCTGACCGACGAGCTCACCAAGCTCCAGGACGACATCATCGCGGGAACCATCACGGTGACCTCGAAGAACTCTCCCGCCGGTTCTTGA
- the sdhC gene encoding succinate dehydrogenase, cytochrome b556 subunit, whose protein sequence is MAAPARVTPSLAQTTSKTPRGTLYRGNEGMWSWVLHRITGVSIFFFLLVHVLDTALIRVSPEAYDAVIGTYKNPVMGIGEVVLVAAIAYHAYNGLRIIVVDFWSKGARYQRQLWWVVLGLWAVTMLGFAPRHLMNVFAATGGGH, encoded by the coding sequence GTGGCTGCACCGGCACGCGTCACACCATCGCTCGCTCAGACGACGTCCAAGACGCCGCGAGGAACGCTGTACCGCGGCAACGAGGGCATGTGGTCCTGGGTGCTGCACCGCATCACGGGTGTGTCGATCTTCTTCTTCCTGCTCGTGCACGTGCTCGACACCGCCCTCATCCGCGTCTCCCCCGAGGCGTACGACGCGGTCATCGGCACATACAAGAATCCCGTGATGGGCATCGGCGAGGTCGTCCTCGTGGCCGCGATCGCCTACCACGCCTATAACGGTCTGCGCATCATCGTCGTCGACTTCTGGTCGAAGGGCGCGCGCTACCAGCGTCAGCTCTGGTGGGTCGTGCTGGGCCTGTGGGCCGTCACGATGCTGGGCTTCGCCCCCCGCCATCTCATGAACGTCTTCGCCGCGACGGGAGGCGGTCACTGA